A genomic segment from Cryptococcus gattii WM276 chromosome J, complete sequence encodes:
- a CDS encoding calcium-dependent protein serine/threonine phosphatase, putative (Similar to TIGR gene model, INSD accession AAW43026.1~Calcineurin B subunit (Protein phosphatase 2B regulatory subunit) (Calcineurin regulatory subunit)): MGAAESSMFNSLERNSNFSGQELMRLKKRFMKLDKDGSGSIDKDEFLQIPQIANNPLAHRMIAIFDEDGSGTVDFQEFVGGLSAFSSKGGRDEKLRFAFKVYDMDRDGYISNGELYLVLKQMVGNNLKDQQLQQIVDKTIMEADKDGDGKLSFEEFTQMVASTDIVKQMTLEDLF, from the exons ATGGGTGCTGCTGAATCGTCCATGTTCAATTCCCTGGAAAGGAATTCCAACT TCTCAGGGCAGGAGCTTATgagattgaagaagaggtttATGAAACTTGACAAGGACGGTTCCGGATCTATCGACAAGGACGAGTTTCTCCAGATTCCCCAAATCGCGAATAACCCTTTGGCGCATCGAATGATAGCAATCTTTGATGAAGA TGGAAGTGGAACGGTTGATTTTCAAGAATTTGTCGGAGGTTTGAGTGCTTTCAGTAGTAAAGGAGGGCGTGATGAAAAGCTGAGAT TCGCTTTCAAGGTCTACGACATGGACCGAGACGGCTACATCTCCAACGGTGAACTATATCTTGTGTTGAAACAAATGGTCGGAAATAATCTTAAA GATCAACAGTTGCAACAAATTGTAGATAAAACCATCATGGAGGCTGATAAGGACGG GGATGGGAAGCTCTCTTTTGAGGAGTTCACACAGATGGTAGCTAGCACAGACATTGTCAA GCAAATGACCCTTGAAGATCTTTTC